From one Acinonyx jubatus isolate Ajub_Pintada_27869175 chromosome B1, VMU_Ajub_asm_v1.0, whole genome shotgun sequence genomic stretch:
- the AMTN gene encoding amelotin, whose product MKTMILLLYLLGSTQSLPTQLNPALGLPTKLALDQATLLNQQQLNQVFPSLSLIPLTQMITLGTDLQLLNPPAGLAPGTQTLPLTVGGLNTQQPLQAQMLPVIVAHLGAQGTILSSEELPMAPQIFTGLIFQPLFPGSILPNSQANPDAQNGILPAGQAGMNPAIQGTSEGFSPTPSDTDDDFEVTAPAGIRRGMHTTQETTTGPPNGNQ is encoded by the exons ACACAGCTCAACCCTGCTTTGGGACTTCCAACAAAACTGGCTCTAGATCAGGCAACTCTTCTAAACCAACAGCAGCTAAATCAG GTCTTCCCCTCTTTAAGTCTAATACCGCTGACACAGATGATCACACTGGGCACAGATCTGCAGCTG CTAAATCCTCCTGCAGGGCTGGCGCCTGGTACCCAGACCCTCCCACTGACCGTGGGGGGATTGAATACACAACAGCCACTGCAAGCCCAA ATGTTGCCAGTTATTGTAGCACACCTTGGAGCCCAG GGTACCATCCTAAGCTCAGAAGAattg CCAATGGCCCCACAAATCTTCACAGGCCTCATTTTCCAGCCCCTGTTCCCAGGATCCATCCTGCCCAACAGTCAAGCTAATCCAGATGCCCAGAATGGAATCCTTCCTGCAGGGCAAGCAGGAATGAATCCTGCCATCCAGGGAACCTCAGAAGGCTTCTCTCCAACTCCTAGTGACACAGATGATGACTTTGAAGTGACGGCCCCTGCAGGCATCCGAAGGGGCATGCACACTACCCAGGAAACCACCACAGGGCCGCCAAATG gaaatcAGTAa